In one Corallococcus sp. EGB genomic region, the following are encoded:
- a CDS encoding N-acetylornithine carbamoyltransferase, giving the protein MKHVTRIQDLGPEGVEAVLSQAAAWKQKDPGHIFPGKLLGMVFFNPSLRTRTSFEAVMLRSGGHAIVLDVGSGVWKLEDRPGAVMNADRAEHIKEASPVLSRFVDMLGIRTFSQGGGDEEDEADPVINAFRKWATVPVVSMESAREHPCQGLADALTLRETFGTTKKLPVTLTWAPHIKPLPKAVPNSFLLSAAAAGCEVRVAHPPGFDLHPAVRAEAEAYARATGGSITYTHDQDEALVGSRAVYAKSWGPSAQTAHSPADVAALLASYSGWMPTRRHMAKAAKDAAFLHCLPVRRNVEVADEVLDHASSRVVDEAGNRYHVQRALLAWMRGG; this is encoded by the coding sequence ATGAAGCATGTCACCCGCATCCAGGACCTGGGCCCGGAAGGCGTCGAGGCGGTCCTCTCGCAGGCGGCCGCGTGGAAGCAGAAGGATCCGGGGCACATCTTCCCGGGGAAGCTCCTGGGCATGGTGTTCTTCAACCCGTCCCTGCGCACGCGCACGTCCTTCGAGGCGGTGATGCTGCGCTCGGGCGGGCACGCCATCGTGCTCGACGTGGGCTCTGGCGTGTGGAAGCTGGAGGACCGGCCCGGCGCGGTGATGAACGCGGACCGCGCGGAGCACATCAAGGAGGCCTCGCCCGTCCTGTCGCGCTTCGTGGACATGCTCGGCATCCGCACCTTCTCCCAGGGCGGCGGTGACGAGGAGGACGAGGCCGACCCCGTCATCAACGCCTTCCGCAAGTGGGCCACCGTGCCGGTGGTGAGCATGGAGTCCGCGCGCGAGCACCCCTGCCAGGGTCTGGCGGACGCGCTCACGCTGCGCGAGACGTTCGGCACCACGAAGAAGCTGCCGGTGACGCTCACCTGGGCGCCGCACATCAAGCCCCTGCCCAAGGCCGTGCCCAACTCCTTCCTCCTGTCCGCGGCGGCCGCGGGCTGCGAGGTGCGCGTGGCGCATCCGCCGGGCTTCGACCTGCACCCGGCCGTGCGCGCGGAGGCGGAGGCGTACGCCAGGGCCACCGGCGGCAGCATCACGTACACGCACGATCAGGACGAGGCGCTGGTGGGCAGCCGCGCCGTGTACGCGAAGTCCTGGGGCCCGAGCGCGCAGACGGCGCACTCGCCCGCGGACGTGGCGGCGCTGCTCGCGTCGTACTCGGGCTGGATGCCCACGCGCCGGCACATGGCGAAGGCCGCGAAGGACGCGGCCTTCCTGCACTGCCTGCCCGTGCGCCGCAACGTGGAGGTCGCCGACGAGGTGTTGGATCATGCCAGCAGCCGCGTCGTGGACGAGGCGGGCAACCGCTACCACGTGCAGCGCGCCCTCCTGGCCTGGATGCGCGGCGGCTGA
- a CDS encoding DUF1611 domain-containing protein: protein MKIHVDKVGSVTRNLQVGRTVHLTDEVKCEEGAVIAVRIHGEKSVYNQLEDVNGRLVTLHAGDIVVGALGHRNALHGYEGIVPASVTVGDRLNILNMGGVIGKCTSHNPGVGAPFEAEVLGQVLTFPEFQSRAGQHAHISTGALKGTSRAVTCPVVYVVGTCMNAGKTYAASVVVRKLAQAGYRVGGAKLTGVSLMRDTLSMQDSGADVVMDFTDAGVVCTGARTASKVARIVFSEMAAQDVDVIVAETGDGIMGEYGVQAILADPELKALGGAYILCANDPVGAAGGVRHLREVYGIEMDMVAGPATDNAVGVRFVEQVVGLPARNARADPNALGSLIVEKLAPKLGAGRKS from the coding sequence ATGAAGATCCACGTCGACAAGGTGGGCAGTGTCACGCGCAACCTCCAGGTGGGGCGCACGGTGCACCTCACGGATGAGGTCAAGTGCGAGGAAGGCGCCGTCATCGCGGTGCGCATCCACGGGGAGAAGAGCGTCTACAACCAGCTGGAGGACGTGAACGGCCGGCTCGTCACGCTCCATGCGGGCGACATCGTGGTGGGCGCGCTCGGCCACCGCAACGCGCTGCACGGCTACGAGGGCATCGTGCCCGCGTCCGTGACGGTGGGCGACAGGCTCAACATCCTCAACATGGGCGGCGTCATCGGGAAGTGCACGTCGCACAACCCGGGCGTGGGCGCGCCCTTCGAGGCGGAGGTGCTGGGCCAGGTCCTCACCTTCCCGGAGTTCCAGTCGCGCGCGGGCCAGCACGCGCACATCTCCACCGGCGCGCTCAAGGGCACGTCGAGGGCGGTGACGTGCCCGGTGGTGTACGTGGTGGGCACCTGCATGAACGCGGGCAAGACGTACGCGGCCAGCGTCGTGGTGCGCAAGCTCGCCCAGGCGGGCTACCGGGTGGGCGGCGCGAAGCTCACGGGCGTGTCGCTGATGCGCGACACCCTGTCCATGCAGGACAGCGGCGCGGACGTGGTGATGGACTTCACCGACGCGGGCGTCGTGTGCACCGGCGCGCGCACCGCGTCCAAGGTGGCGCGGATTGTCTTTTCGGAGATGGCGGCGCAGGACGTGGACGTCATCGTCGCGGAGACGGGCGACGGCATCATGGGCGAGTACGGCGTGCAGGCCATCCTGGCGGACCCGGAGCTCAAGGCCCTGGGCGGCGCGTACATCCTGTGCGCCAACGACCCCGTGGGCGCGGCCGGCGGCGTGCGGCACCTGCGCGAGGTGTACGGCATCGAGATGGACATGGTGGCCGGGCCCGCCACGGACAACGCGGTGGGCGTGCGCTTCGTGGAGCAGGTGGTGGGGCTGCCCGCTCGCAATGCGCGCGCGGATCCGAACGCCCTGGGAAGTCTCATCGTGGAGAAGCTCGCGCCCAAGCTGGGAGCGGGGAGGAAGTCATGA
- the argC gene encoding N-acetyl-gamma-glutamyl-phosphate reductase gives MTSPAHIYILGASGFGGGELLRLLAGHPGNAGIRAVSRHHAGSPIHKVHPHLRGLVDARFEAEPDWRWLADSPRPVVFSALGHGELASQFAGLEKQWADAGLTDRLLLVDLSSDFRLDHPGRYAGAYGRPHPSPELLGTFTYGLTEWKREQVKTAKRIANPGCFATAVQLALLPIASTPGLGLLAVSGVTGSSGSGSLPGEGTHHPTRAHDFRAYKPLEHQHEAEVEVMLVAHGAQRHRLAFVPHSAPMVRGIFATVQFEWPEHGGAVVTQSLTEKYRRYYEGSKFVRIVEGTPRVAAVTGSNFCDISVATKGRSVAVMAALDNLVKGMAGQAVQNFNVALGFPEDTGLRQAACYP, from the coding sequence ATGACGTCGCCTGCGCACATCTACATCCTGGGGGCCTCCGGTTTCGGCGGAGGCGAGCTGTTGCGGCTGCTCGCGGGCCACCCCGGCAACGCCGGCATCCGCGCGGTGTCCCGGCACCACGCGGGTTCGCCCATCCACAAGGTGCACCCGCACCTGCGCGGACTGGTGGACGCCCGCTTCGAGGCGGAGCCGGACTGGCGCTGGCTGGCGGACTCGCCGCGCCCGGTGGTGTTCAGCGCGCTGGGGCACGGCGAGCTGGCGTCGCAGTTCGCCGGGCTGGAGAAGCAGTGGGCGGACGCGGGGCTCACAGACCGGCTGCTGCTGGTGGACCTGTCCTCCGACTTCCGCCTGGACCATCCCGGCCGGTACGCGGGCGCCTACGGCCGGCCGCACCCGTCCCCGGAGCTGCTCGGCACGTTCACCTACGGCCTCACGGAGTGGAAGCGCGAGCAGGTGAAGACGGCGAAGCGCATCGCCAACCCGGGCTGCTTCGCGACGGCGGTGCAGCTGGCGCTGTTGCCCATCGCATCCACGCCGGGGCTGGGGCTGCTGGCGGTGTCGGGCGTGACGGGCTCGTCCGGCTCCGGCTCGCTGCCGGGCGAGGGCACGCACCACCCGACGCGCGCGCATGACTTCCGCGCGTACAAGCCGCTGGAGCACCAGCACGAGGCGGAGGTGGAGGTGATGCTGGTGGCGCACGGCGCGCAGCGGCACCGGCTGGCCTTCGTGCCACACTCGGCGCCCATGGTGCGCGGCATCTTCGCCACGGTGCAGTTCGAGTGGCCCGAGCACGGCGGCGCGGTGGTGACGCAGTCGCTGACGGAGAAGTACCGCCGCTACTACGAGGGCTCGAAGTTCGTGCGCATCGTGGAGGGCACGCCGCGCGTGGCGGCCGTCACGGGCAGCAACTTCTGCGACATCTCCGTGGCGACGAAGGGCCGCTCCGTGGCGGTGATGGCGGCGCTGGACAACCTGGTGAAGGGCATGGCCGGCCAGGCCGTGCAGAACTTCAACGTGGCCCTCGGCTTCCCCGAGGACACCGGACTGCGCCAGGCGGCCTGCTACCCGTAG
- a CDS encoding arginine repressor: MNLDDAILELISRQDVPDQFVLQSLLEEAGHTPSQSTLSRRLKKLNVQKVNGRYQRAEAPVTPVPLAPSVTIIEAPPNMLVLKTAPGYAQIFGLALDREEVEGLAGTVAGDDTIFIAVRDPSYLRDVREAVEELIQRGP, translated from the coding sequence ATGAACCTGGACGACGCCATTCTTGAGCTCATCTCCCGGCAGGACGTTCCGGATCAGTTCGTCCTGCAGTCGCTGCTCGAAGAGGCGGGGCACACGCCCAGCCAGTCCACGCTGTCGCGGCGGCTGAAGAAGCTGAACGTGCAGAAGGTGAACGGCCGCTATCAGCGCGCCGAGGCGCCGGTGACGCCCGTGCCGCTCGCGCCGTCGGTGACCATCATCGAGGCGCCGCCCAACATGCTCGTGCTGAAGACGGCGCCCGGCTACGCGCAGATCTTCGGGCTGGCGTTGGATCGAGAAGAGGTGGAGGGGCTGGCGGGCACGGTGGCGGGCGACGACACCATCTTCATCGCGGTGAGGGATCCGTCGTACCTGCGGGACGTGCGCGAGGCGGTGGAGGAGCTCATCCAGCGCGGCCCGTGA
- a CDS encoding 2'-5' RNA ligase family protein produces MPAPSEAPLIITAELEPEAFARLDGLRRRYFPAERNVIPAHVSLFHHLPAHEQDAVEAALEVATERRSPTLRLTQPRSLGRGMAVDVEAPDLTPVHRELSRAFAEWLTPQDRQPFRPHVTLMNKATVEDAKAALAELAADWAAFDSHAPALLLWRYLGGPWEPVRRFPFTGRAG; encoded by the coding sequence ATGCCCGCGCCCTCCGAAGCCCCGCTGATCATCACCGCCGAGCTGGAGCCGGAGGCCTTCGCGCGCCTGGACGGCCTGCGCCGCCGCTACTTCCCGGCCGAGCGCAACGTCATCCCGGCGCACGTCTCCCTCTTCCACCACCTGCCCGCGCACGAACAGGACGCCGTGGAGGCCGCGCTCGAGGTCGCCACCGAGCGCCGCTCGCCCACGCTGCGCCTCACGCAGCCGAGAAGCCTGGGACGCGGCATGGCGGTGGACGTGGAGGCGCCTGACCTCACTCCCGTGCATCGCGAGCTGTCCCGCGCGTTCGCGGAGTGGCTCACGCCGCAGGACCGGCAGCCCTTCCGCCCCCACGTCACGCTGATGAACAAGGCCACCGTGGAGGATGCGAAGGCCGCGCTCGCGGAGCTGGCCGCGGACTGGGCCGCCTTCGATTCACACGCGCCCGCGCTCCTGCTCTGGCGCTACCTCGGCGGCCCGTGGGAGCCCGTGCGCCGCTTCCCGTTCACGGGCCGCGCTGGATGA
- the argH gene encoding argininosuccinate lyase, whose amino-acid sequence MAETLWGKGQPLDAAIHAFTVGDDPVVDLSLVPHDALGSAAHARMLAHVGLLAPEAAASLVSALHALHDEARAGRFTIRPEQEDGHTALEAALVERTGEAGKRIHLARSRNDQVLLALRLFMREELLALGARTAELAGTFLDFAQSHADLPLPGYTHLRRAMPSTFGLWGMAFAEGLLEELEALKGVWGRLDRCPLGAAAGFGVPLPIDREYVARLLGFTRVQRSPIDAQDSRGRHEAALLTWACSVAGTLEKWLWDVQLYSMDEFGFLALPDAFTTGSSIMPQKKNPDVVELARGRCRELRGLSHQVEAVAGGLPSSYHRDFQLLKRPTLQALTSAKALLEVLSRLVPALKVNVEKARAACDDTLYAAHHAYALVAQGQPFRDAYREVGRQLNEGTFQPDRGALTATHLGGAGNLGLATAREELADARDWLTRTHAQAAQAAARVWAP is encoded by the coding sequence GTGGCTGAGACATTGTGGGGCAAGGGCCAGCCGTTGGACGCGGCCATCCACGCCTTCACCGTGGGCGACGACCCGGTGGTGGACCTGTCGCTCGTCCCGCACGACGCGCTGGGGAGCGCCGCGCACGCGCGCATGCTCGCGCACGTGGGGCTGCTGGCGCCGGAGGCCGCCGCGTCGCTCGTGAGCGCCCTGCACGCGCTGCACGACGAAGCCCGCGCGGGCCGCTTCACCATCCGCCCGGAGCAGGAGGACGGCCACACCGCGCTGGAGGCCGCGCTCGTGGAGCGCACCGGCGAGGCGGGCAAGCGCATCCACCTGGCGCGCTCGCGGAATGATCAGGTGCTGCTGGCCCTGCGCTTGTTCATGCGCGAGGAGCTGCTCGCGCTGGGCGCGCGCACGGCGGAGCTGGCGGGCACGTTCCTGGACTTCGCGCAGAGCCACGCGGACCTGCCCCTGCCCGGCTACACGCACCTGCGCCGCGCGATGCCGTCCACCTTCGGCCTGTGGGGCATGGCGTTCGCGGAGGGACTGCTGGAGGAGCTGGAGGCGCTGAAGGGCGTGTGGGGGCGGCTCGACCGCTGCCCGCTGGGCGCCGCCGCGGGCTTCGGCGTGCCGCTGCCCATCGACCGTGAATATGTCGCGCGGTTGCTTGGTTTTACGCGCGTTCAACGCAGCCCCATCGACGCGCAGGACAGTCGGGGGCGGCATGAAGCGGCGCTGCTCACCTGGGCGTGCTCGGTGGCGGGCACTCTGGAGAAGTGGCTGTGGGACGTGCAGCTCTACAGCATGGACGAGTTCGGCTTCCTGGCCCTGCCGGATGCCTTCACGACCGGCTCGTCCATCATGCCGCAGAAGAAGAACCCGGACGTGGTGGAGCTGGCCCGGGGCCGCTGCCGCGAGCTGCGCGGCCTTTCGCACCAGGTGGAGGCGGTGGCCGGCGGGCTTCCCTCCAGCTACCACCGTGACTTCCAGCTGCTGAAGCGCCCCACCCTCCAGGCCCTCACCAGCGCGAAGGCGCTGTTGGAGGTGCTCTCGCGGCTGGTGCCCGCGCTGAAGGTGAACGTGGAGAAGGCGCGCGCGGCGTGCGACGACACGCTCTACGCCGCGCACCACGCCTACGCGCTCGTGGCCCAGGGCCAGCCATTCCGTGACGCGTACCGCGAGGTGGGCCGCCAGCTGAACGAAGGCACCTTCCAGCCGGACCGCGGCGCGCTGACGGCCACCCACCTGGGTGGCGCCGGCAACCTGGGCCTCGCCACCGCGCGCGAGGAGCTGGCGGACGCGCGCGACTGGCTCACGCGCACCCACGCGCAAGCGGCCCAGGCGGCCGCCCGCGTCTGGGCCCCCTGA
- the argG gene encoding argininosuccinate synthase codes for MSKKSVVLAFSGGLDTAFCTVYLREQGWDVTTVTVDTGGFPPEQLERIQALSQKLGAVAHHTVDARDTLFQGYLRFLIAGNVLRGQLYPLSVSAERACQAVEAVRMAEKLGVQAVAHGSTGAGNDQVRFDVAFRTLAPQLQLITPIRDLALSRQQEISFLAERGFHLPAKTGTYSVNEGMWGTSVGGRETLDSWSTLPEAAFPGGEIPTGLKPQPLIISFDKGVPVALDGKAMSAVAVVEKLNAVGRPYGIGRGVHLGDTILGIKGRVGFEAPAAHLLIASHRELEKLVLSGKQLFWKETVGNLYGSLLHEGHFFDPLVKDLEAFLASSQDRVTGEVKLVLTPRAHVVEGVRSPHSLMDAKVATYGEANVLWTGTEAAGFAKLYGVAQMLSQKAK; via the coding sequence ATGAGCAAGAAGTCCGTGGTGCTGGCGTTCTCCGGCGGCCTCGATACCGCCTTCTGCACCGTGTACCTGCGCGAGCAGGGCTGGGACGTCACCACCGTCACCGTGGACACGGGCGGCTTCCCGCCCGAGCAGCTGGAGCGCATCCAGGCCCTGTCCCAGAAGCTGGGCGCGGTGGCGCACCACACGGTGGACGCGCGCGACACCCTCTTCCAGGGCTACCTGCGCTTCCTCATCGCCGGCAACGTGCTGCGCGGCCAGCTCTACCCGCTGAGCGTCTCCGCCGAGCGCGCCTGCCAGGCCGTGGAGGCCGTGCGCATGGCGGAGAAGCTGGGCGTGCAGGCCGTGGCCCACGGCAGCACCGGCGCGGGGAATGATCAGGTCCGCTTCGACGTGGCCTTCCGCACGCTCGCGCCGCAGCTGCAGCTCATCACCCCCATCCGCGACCTGGCGCTCTCCCGCCAGCAGGAGATCTCCTTCCTCGCGGAGCGCGGCTTCCACCTTCCGGCGAAGACGGGCACGTACTCCGTCAACGAGGGCATGTGGGGCACGTCCGTGGGCGGCCGTGAGACGCTGGACTCGTGGAGCACCCTGCCGGAAGCGGCCTTCCCCGGCGGCGAGATCCCCACCGGCCTGAAGCCGCAGCCGCTGATCATCTCCTTTGACAAGGGCGTGCCGGTGGCGCTCGACGGCAAGGCGATGTCCGCGGTGGCCGTGGTGGAGAAGCTCAACGCCGTGGGCCGGCCGTACGGCATCGGCCGGGGCGTGCACCTGGGCGACACCATCCTGGGCATCAAGGGCCGCGTGGGCTTCGAGGCGCCCGCCGCGCACCTGCTCATCGCGTCGCACCGCGAGCTGGAGAAGCTGGTGCTGTCCGGCAAGCAGCTCTTCTGGAAGGAGACGGTGGGCAACCTGTACGGGTCGCTGCTGCACGAGGGGCACTTCTTCGACCCGCTGGTGAAGGACCTGGAGGCGTTCCTCGCCTCCTCGCAGGACCGCGTGACGGGCGAGGTGAAGCTGGTGCTCACCCCGCGCGCCCACGTCGTGGAAGGCGTGCGTTCGCCACACTCGCTGATGGACGCGAAGGTGGCCACGTACGGAGAGGCCAACGTGTTGTGGACGGGGACGGAGGCGGCGGGGTTCGCCAAGCTCTACGGCGTCGCGCAGATGCTCTCGCAGAAAGCGAAGTGA
- a CDS encoding M20/M25/M40 family metallo-hydrolase — protein sequence MNPAELLTALVATPSVSGDEARIADLVASHAEGWGARVHRQGHNVWFSVGSGPKRLLVNSHLDTVKPCAGWNTEPHEAVWKDDTLYGLGANDAKGCVTAMLLTAKALLEDGAPRGVEYVFALTAEEETGGKGLGPLLPTLGPLDAAIVGEPTSLRPCTAQRGMLLLRCVAHGKSGHVAHAHSGGLDNAILKAARDIQAVSALRFPVHPLLGEARAQVTQVSGGLARNQVPDRCEFFVDLRTTPGMDHAKVAEDIGKALESEVLVHSARYLPKGTDASHPLVRAAVVASGQDTVGSSTTSDWAFLGDVPAVKVGPGDTLRSHQANEYLTRAELEAGLAFYRRLLHGYAGEVSRG from the coding sequence TTGAACCCCGCCGAGCTGCTCACCGCGCTGGTCGCCACGCCCAGCGTCTCCGGCGACGAGGCCCGCATCGCGGACCTCGTGGCCAGCCATGCGGAAGGCTGGGGTGCCCGCGTGCACCGCCAGGGCCACAACGTCTGGTTCAGCGTGGGCAGCGGGCCGAAGCGCCTGCTCGTGAACTCGCACCTGGACACGGTGAAGCCGTGCGCCGGGTGGAACACGGAGCCGCATGAGGCCGTGTGGAAGGACGACACGCTCTACGGCCTGGGCGCCAACGACGCCAAGGGCTGCGTCACCGCCATGCTCCTCACCGCGAAGGCGCTCCTGGAGGACGGCGCGCCCAGGGGTGTCGAGTACGTCTTCGCGCTCACCGCCGAGGAGGAGACCGGCGGAAAGGGGCTGGGGCCGCTCCTGCCCACGCTCGGGCCGCTGGACGCCGCCATCGTGGGTGAGCCCACGTCGCTCAGGCCCTGCACGGCGCAGCGGGGCATGCTGCTCCTGCGCTGCGTGGCGCATGGCAAGAGCGGCCACGTCGCGCACGCGCATTCGGGAGGGCTGGACAACGCCATCCTCAAGGCGGCCCGGGACATCCAGGCCGTGTCCGCGCTGCGCTTCCCCGTGCACCCGCTGCTGGGTGAGGCGCGGGCACAGGTGACGCAGGTGTCCGGAGGCCTGGCGCGCAACCAGGTGCCGGACCGGTGCGAGTTCTTCGTGGACCTGCGCACCACGCCGGGCATGGACCACGCGAAGGTGGCGGAGGACATCGGCAAGGCGCTGGAGAGTGAAGTGCTGGTGCACTCCGCGCGCTACCTGCCCAAGGGCACGGACGCGTCGCACCCGCTGGTGCGCGCGGCGGTGGTGGCGTCGGGCCAGGACACGGTGGGCTCCAGCACCACGTCCGACTGGGCGTTCCTGGGCGACGTCCCGGCGGTGAAGGTGGGCCCGGGCGACACGCTCCGCAGCCACCAGGCGAACGAGTACCTCACGCGCGCGGAGCTGGAGGCGGGGCTCGCGTTCTATCGACGACTGCTGCACGGCTATGCCGGGGAGGTGTCGCGTGGCTGA
- the argB gene encoding acetylglutamate kinase: protein MPLSPDPYAALRNAAKYVKQFRSKTFVVKLGGAVLTDPRTRKAACEQIALLWAFSIRPVVVHGGGPELDALCDALHLPIEKVAGRRVTSAPVLDAAKMVLAGKLHTDLLADLQAAGVPAVGLSGVDAGLIKARKRPPVLVTEPGETQGRMVDYGLVGDIESVDTRVVEHLRGADYVPVIAPLSGGQDGAVYNTNADTVAAALAAALHAEKLFFMVEVPGLLKDVSDPSSLISLATLSDLASLEAEGRLTGGMRPKAHAMRHALVGGVGSVHLVSGKQSDALLEEVFTNEGSGTMVVREHPVKHGEAKG from the coding sequence GTGCCTTTGTCTCCTGATCCGTACGCCGCGCTTCGCAACGCGGCGAAGTACGTGAAGCAGTTCCGCAGCAAGACCTTCGTCGTGAAGCTGGGCGGGGCCGTGCTGACGGATCCGCGCACCCGCAAGGCCGCGTGCGAGCAGATCGCCCTCCTGTGGGCCTTCTCCATCCGCCCCGTCGTGGTGCATGGCGGCGGTCCGGAGCTGGACGCGCTCTGTGACGCCCTGCACCTGCCCATCGAGAAGGTGGCCGGCCGCCGCGTCACCTCCGCGCCCGTGCTGGACGCGGCGAAGATGGTGCTCGCGGGCAAGCTGCACACGGACCTGCTCGCGGACCTCCAGGCCGCGGGCGTCCCGGCCGTGGGCCTGTCCGGCGTGGACGCGGGGCTCATCAAGGCGCGCAAGCGCCCGCCCGTGCTCGTGACGGAGCCCGGTGAGACGCAAGGCCGCATGGTGGACTACGGCCTCGTGGGCGACATCGAGTCCGTGGACACGCGCGTGGTGGAGCACCTGCGCGGCGCGGACTACGTGCCGGTCATCGCCCCGCTGTCGGGCGGCCAGGACGGTGCCGTGTACAACACCAACGCGGACACGGTGGCGGCGGCCCTGGCGGCGGCGCTGCACGCGGAGAAGCTCTTCTTCATGGTGGAGGTGCCGGGGCTCCTCAAGGACGTCTCCGACCCGTCGTCGCTCATCTCGCTGGCCACGCTGTCGGACCTGGCGTCGCTGGAGGCCGAGGGCCGGCTCACGGGCGGCATGCGTCCCAAGGCGCACGCCATGCGCCACGCGCTGGTAGGCGGCGTGGGCAGCGTGCACCTGGTGAGCGGCAAGCAGTCCGACGCCCTATTGGAGGAGGTCTTCACCAACGAGGGCAGCGGCACCATGGTCGTGCGCGAGCACCCCGTGAAGCACGGCGAGGCCAAGGGTTGA
- a CDS encoding NADPH-dependent F420 reductase encodes MKIGIIGAGLIGGTLARRWTQLGHEVSIANSRGPETLRELAKETGAKAVTVEEAAKAGEVVVVTIPQKAVPHLPKGLFANVPKDVVVIDTGNYYPVRDGSIPELEAGTPESEWVSKLLGRPVIKAFNNIFYMSLGEKGVPKGTPGRIALPIAGDPPEHRAKVIKLVEELGFDAIDVGGLADSWRQQPGTPVYTRDLDAPGVKKALAEAERSRLSEYRKKADDSLKAFLASQK; translated from the coding sequence ATGAAGATCGGAATCATTGGCGCGGGGCTCATTGGCGGAACGCTGGCGCGGCGGTGGACCCAGCTGGGCCACGAGGTGTCCATCGCGAACTCACGCGGGCCGGAGACGCTGCGCGAGCTGGCGAAGGAGACGGGCGCGAAGGCCGTCACCGTCGAGGAGGCGGCGAAGGCGGGCGAGGTCGTCGTGGTGACCATTCCCCAGAAGGCGGTCCCCCACCTGCCGAAGGGCTTGTTCGCGAACGTGCCGAAGGACGTCGTGGTCATCGACACGGGCAACTACTACCCCGTGCGCGACGGCAGCATCCCGGAGCTCGAAGCGGGCACGCCGGAGAGCGAGTGGGTCTCGAAGCTGCTCGGCCGCCCTGTCATCAAGGCCTTCAACAACATCTTCTACATGAGCCTCGGGGAGAAGGGGGTGCCCAAGGGCACGCCCGGCCGCATCGCGCTACCGATCGCGGGCGATCCCCCGGAGCACCGCGCGAAGGTGATCAAGCTCGTGGAGGAGCTGGGCTTCGACGCTATCGACGTGGGCGGCCTCGCGGACTCGTGGCGCCAGCAGCCCGGCACGCCGGTCTACACCCGCGACCTCGACGCGCCGGGCGTGAAGAAGGCCCTCGCCGAGGCCGAGCGCTCGCGCCTGTCGGAGTACCGCAAGAAGGCCGACGACTCGCTGAAGGCCTTCCTCGCGTCTCAGAAGTGA